The following is a genomic window from Pedobacter sp. KBS0701.
TCCTAAATACCCTGAACTTGTTAAAACGTCTGAACCATTGCAGTTATACGATCCCGAGCATAGGACAAAAGCAACCCCAACATGGAATGCCGCTGTGGCAGGCGAAAAAGTCATTGCAGTTGGTTATCCTCAGGATGATATCAACTATCCTAACGGAGCAGTAGCTTATGGAAAAATATTATCCGATACAGAAGCTACGCAAACCATCCAAAAACTGAAGATTGCCGGAGACACCGAAGGAGATATACCGTATAATTCGAGTGCCGAATTTTTAATAGAAGCGCAGGCAATAGCAGGGATGAGTGGAGGAGGCGTATTTAATGCAGATGGGCAATTATTGGGTATCATGGTTAGAGGAAGCGACAAGGAAAATGCCCCTCAGATTATCAGAGTAGTTAAAATATCCCATATTAAATCCACCATGATAGCATTTTACAATAGCTTATCTGAAACAAACAAGAATAAAATAAGACCATTTATAAGTGGTGAATTATAATCAGTCGAGCTCAGGTAAGATGAATTTGAAAGATCTATTTGTTGTTCCATCAATATTTAGAATCCTCCTCAATTATTTGGTAAGCCCATCGATGTGGCTATTTGCTATCAGCTAATCAGAGGGTCGCTGGTTACCCACGACGAAAGTTGTGAGTTTTTTGTGTTTAGGGCTGGGCGAGAAGTTTATCTTGAGCGCAGAAGAAGGGAGCCCGGCAGAGGAGCAAAGATTTTCCGGATCAAGCAGAAAAGTTGGGGCCTTTAAAGGGGGAGTTACAAACTAGTGTACTAGATCGATAAATTCAATTTTCATACGAACAAGTCTGACCCATTGCATAAACACAAGGATCTAACAGTAAATAGATCCAAATTGAACCGCCATTGTCATATATAGAAAAATATGTCTATAATTGATGTCAGTTTATTCGTAAATTGGCTTTGAACAAAGTTTTGGCACTAAAACCCCTTTTTAATGAGCAGGAACTGTTGGCTAAGATAGCTGAGGGGGATGAGCGTGCCTTTACGGAGCTTTTTGAAGGGTACTACGGTGCATTGGGAGAATTTGTATATAAAATTACTGAATCCAAGGCTGTAACGCAGGAGATTGTCCAGGATGCCTTCATCAAAATTTGGCTCCGAAGGGAAACACTTGCAGGTATCAAAAGCTTCAGTAATTACCTGTTCATAATTTGTAGAAACCAAACATATAACCAGTTAAAGAAAATTGCTGTTGAACGTAATTTTAATTTGCCAATCGAACAACACGTTAACAAGGGTTTCGATATTCAAGAAGAGATTGTACAAGTTGACCATTATCGGGCTTTAATTGATCATTCTATTGATAAACTTCCGGAACAAGCTAAAAGAGTTTATCTTCTCAGTCGCCACGAAAGGCTAAAGCATGAAGAAATTGCTAAAAAATTAAATATTTCTTCTGAAACAGTAAAAAAGCACATTCAATATGCTGTTAATTTCATTAAGAAAGACCTCGATTCTAAAATAGACATCGTTACATTGATGATTTTAATGAGTTCTTTAGTAATTTGTTAACATTCGGTTAATTTTTTCATAAATCACTACCCCTTTTTTCCTGGTCTTTTGTCTTTAGTGTGAAATGACTATAAATCCATTATTATGCAGGATGTAAGGTTAAATATTCTCTTTAAGAAATATTTCGATAAAACAGCTAATCAGCAAGAGCGGGAAGAACTATTTTCTTTGGTCAGAATAGCTGCTAATAAAGAAAATATTGAAAAGGAAATGGAATTACATTGGTTAAATTTCAATGCAAAGGATAATCCTTTTTCGGTGCAGGATAAATCTGCGATGGTTGAAAAAATTCTTCACTTTATTGATGAAGAAATTATAATGCCGGATAAAAAAATAAAAACCTATAAATTATTTACTAAATGGGTTGCCGCCGCATCCATTGCTATAGTAGTAATGGCAGGAAGTTATTTCTACTTTAATAATCATAAACAATTACCCGAAAAAGTAGCTTACCAAAATGATGTTGCGCCAGGGGGCAATGGTGCAACTTTGACCTTAACAAATGGGCAAAAGATATTAGTTAATGATGTACTGTCAGGAAATATTGCCATGCAATCAGGCGTAAAGATTTCTAAAACGCCTGATGGGCAGATTGTATATGAGATCACGGATAATGGTTCAAAGAGTTCAGGGTACAATACTTTATCGACTTCCCGGGGGGAGCAAACTCAGGTGCGTTTACCTGATGGAACCATTGTGTTTTTAAATGCAGAATCTTCATTAAAATATCCGGTAAGTTTCGTTGAAAAAGGTAAACGACAGGTGTTTTTAACAGGAGAGGGATATTTTGAAGTTGCTAAAGATCGATCGCATCCTTTTATCGTGAAAACTACGCGACAGGAGGTTCAGGTTTTAGGAACACACTTCAATATAAACTCATATGATGATGAGGCAGCTACAACAACTACATTGCTGGAGGGAAGTGTATTGGTTTCAAATTCGAATCTTGTTCAAAAAGTGCTCAGGCCAGGGGAGCAATCTGTCCTCAGTTCGGGTCGCATTCAGGTAGCGCCTGCAGATGTTGAAGAAGCGATCGACTGGAAGAATGGGGAATTTATTTTCGGCGGTGATAATTTTCGTACAGTAATGCGCAAGATTGAGCGGTGGTATAACATCGAGGTAATCTATGAGCCATCAGCTCCTATAAATCTGCAGTTGGGAGGGTTCTCATCGAGATCACGAAATATTTCTACTGTATTAAAAATGATTGCAAAAACTGGCGAAGTGCATTTTAGGATAGAAGGACGAAAGGTTTTTGTAAGCAAATAAGTATATCAATTAATAGATTATAACTTTTAAACAAAAAAGAATGGAAAAACTTTTACGACAGCAAAACCAGGGCTAAAAAGGTCAGGGGTGCATAAACACCCCTGATAATAGTCTGGCATTAGTTAATAAAAATCAACGAAAACCGCAACAGCTATGAGCTTCGAACCACATGGGCTGCTGCTAAACCAAACCAAACAAATGTATAAATTTTATCTCATTGAAACGGATAGACCAGATCGTCTATTCCCTAAACTCTGGCGTGTCATGCGGCTAACCACCATTATTATTTTAATCACACTGATGCAGGTAAGCGCAGCTGGTTTTGCACAAAATGTGACCCTAAATCATAAAAATGTATCTCTTGAAAAAATTTTCCGGGAGATTCACCGGCAGACTGGCTACGATTTTCTTTATAACAGAGACATCATAATGAAAAAGCAGTCGGTTAACCTTTCTGCTTATAATCAACCTTTGGAGGCTGTTCTTAATTCATGTCTCGACAAACTTGCGCTGGAATTTTCTATCGAGGATAAGATGATCGTGATTAAAGAAAAAGTTTTAACGGAAAATCGCAAAAATTTTGCAATTGATTTAACCATTTCAGGTAAAGTAACCGATACAGCAGGTAAGGCGCTTTCTAACGCAAGCGTAAAAAATGTTACGCAGAACAAATCAGTCATAACCTCAGAAAATGGGAACTTTAGCATAAGTGCCAAATCAGGAGATCGTATTGAAGTTTCATTTATTGGATTTATAACTTTTAGTTTTACCGCAAAGGAAAACTTAGACTATCAGCTCATCAAACTTAGGGCAACAAGTGGTGAGCTTACAGAAGTGCAGGTTGTTTCTACAGGTTACCAAACCTTGCCGAAGGAGCGGAGTGCGGGATCTTTTGCAAAGCCCGACATGGAGATCTTGAATAACCGGTCTGGTACAATGAACATCTTACAACGTTTGGATGGATTAATCCCTGGTCTCACCATCAACAACGCAAACACAGACAATTTTCAAGTCCGTGGATTGACCTCTATTGGTGTGCTTAGCGGGGGTACGAGTGGCGTTTACAGCGGCACCGAACGGGGGCCACTTATTGTTGTAGATGGCATTGCCATCAGTAATATTGCTTCGGTAAACCCAAATGATGTAGCTGATATCACGGTGCTGAAAGATGCTACAGCCGCATCCATCTGGGGTTCCAGGGCCGCAAACGGAGTGATTGTAATCACGACAAAGCAGGGCGATCGTTCCGGCAAATTAAAAATTGAATATGATGGTTTCGTCAATTTTTTAGGCAAACCTGATCTGGATAACATGCCCTTACTGAACAGCCAGCAATTCATACAGGCTGCTAAAGATATGTTTGATCCTTCAGTTACAAGCTGGCAAACAGTAAGCACTTCCAATTCTACCGGAACTCCTGGTGTGCCTCCTCATGAACAAATTTTGTTCGACTGGTCGCGTGGAAAGATTTCGAATTCTGTTAAAGATGCTAAATTGGACAGTCTCGCAGGAATTAGTAATCGTGCTCAAATCAAAGATCTCTTCTATCAAAGTGAGATATTAACTAACCACACAGTTTCTATCCGTGGAGGAGGAGAAAAATACAGTGCCTATGGTTCTTTCGCTTATACGGGTAACCAAAATAGCAAACCGGGATCTTACACCAACACATTCAAAATCAATGCCCGTCAGGATTACCGGCCATCGCATTTTATAAGGATGTACCTGATTACCGATATTACCAATACAAGAAGTAAAGTAACCCCTTTACCAAATGCGAATAACACTTTTTTACCTTACCAGCTAATTCGTGATGCTCAGGGCAATAACATTCACATGCCCTGGTTGTTCAGGACAGATTCTTTACGGAATGCATACGAAACCAGAAGTGGTATAAGTTTAGACTATAGCCCGTTAGATGAGGCAGAGTATGGCTATACGCTTACAGACAACCTGTTAGCAAGGCTCACTGGTGGTGTTGCACTTAACCTTTCAGATGGCTTAAAATTGGAAGGTACTTATGGCCTGGTAAAAGGCAGCGACAACAGCCGCAACTACAGAGGACAGGAAGCTTATGCGTCCAGAGAGGAAGTGGTGAGTTTTGCAACAGGCAGCGTAGCCGGTAACAATATCCGTTATTTTATGCCACAAAAAGGCGGACGATATACGACAGGAAACAATATGCAGGAAAACTGGACCATTCGTCATCAGTTAGCTTATAATAAAAACTGGAAAAATTCAGAACACCAGTTATCTGCCATTTTGGGTACCGAAATGCAAAGCGCGTTGACAAGAGGTACATCGATTACGCAAAGAGGTTTTAATCCGCAACTTGGAACTACGATGCCTCTCAATTACGACACTTTATCCAAAGGTGTAGTGAATACCATCCTGCGTAATAACTCTTCAAAAAGCCTCTACACCACTAACGATTTTAACTTTGCGCAGGTGGAAACACGATTCCGGTCAACTTACGCAAACGCAGCTTATACCTTTCGTCAAAAATATACGGTCAATGGCAGCTGGCGTCAGGACGAGTCTAATCTTTTCGGTGTAGAAAAATCGGCTCAGAACAGACCGGTATGGAGCATAGGCGCAAGCTGGTCGCTCTCAGGAGAGCATTTTATGGAACACATTGACTGGCTTGGGCGATTGAACCTAAGGGCTACCTATGGAATTACCGGAAATGCGCCCACGCCCGGAACAGCATCCTCCAAAGATATTATTTTAGCAGGAACAGGGTCATCAATCTTTCCCGGATCGATAGCCTATGTCATTTCAAGTTATGCCAATAGAAGCCTTACCTGGGAATCAACGAAAGTAACTAATATTGGTGTTGATTTCGCGATACTGAACAACAGGATCAATGGTGCGTTGGATTTTTATCATAAAAAGACAGAGAACCTGCTCGGCAATGTCCCAAGCAACGGTTTTACAGGTGTAACCACAATTGTGGGCAACCTGGGCGACCTGACGAATAAAGGTGTTGAACTGAGCCTGACTACCGAAAATGTTATCAGCAAGAACTTTAGCTGGCGCACCTTATGGAACATCGCTTATAACTATAATAAAATAAACCGCCTGGCAACAGCCCTCATTTCGACCACAGGTAATTCAGTAATCAATAACAATGGCTACGGAGGCTTTTATCAGGGTTATGCAGCCTATGCTCTTTTCGCCTACAATTATGCCGGACTGGACAATATGGGTGATCCGCAAATCCGATTGGCAAATGGCACGGTAACTAAAGCGTTGAACGTAGCCAAGCCGGAAGATATGGTTTTCATGGGCACTTACCAACCCAAATGGAGTGGCGGTTTTTCCAACATTTTCAGTTATAAGTCACTTTCACTTTCTGCCAATGTTATCTACAACCTGGGGCATGTGATGAGGCGTGACCTCAACAGAACCTATACCCTCAACCGCTTGTATCCCAACGGTACATCACTAACGGGTGCAAATGTGCATTCGGATTTTGAGCAACGCTGGCAGAAGCCGGGTGACGAAAATTTCACGGATATTCCTGGCTGGGTGAGTAATGCCACTACAAGCGGGAGCAGGCGTTATGTCAACTATTATTTATATGGCAATACAAATGTAATCAGTGCATCCTATATTAAATTGCGGGATGTTACGCTTTCTTATAAACTCCCTGAGGTGTTATTACGCCGAATTAAAACGCAAGGTATAACGTTGCGTGTTCAAACGGGTAATATCACGCTCTGGAAAGCAAACAAATTCAATATTGATCCGGAATTTCAGAATGCACTACTGGGTATACGAGGACAGGTAGCCAACCAGCATACATTTTCCGTTGGAGCACATATCGATTTCTAATCATTAAAAAGAGAAAAAATGCTAAAAAAAAAATTCATCATTGTACTAGCTTGTATAGTACTTGTCTCTTGCAAAAAGAGTTTCCTGGAGATTGATCCGATTGGGAAAGTTATAGCTACTACAACAAACGATTATAACAATTTATTTTATACTACAAGTCTGCTATCGACATCTTCCTCCGACATACCGATTACCCTGAGCGACGAAGTCGCCGGAGTTTCTACTTATCTAAGTCCGGCGGCAGTTAACGTACAAAATGCCTTTCGTTGGGAAAAGGACATCTATCTCGATAGTGAAGATGCAGTTGAATTTACCACCTTGACGGCGCAGGTATATCTACTCAACAAAATTGCCAATGAGGTAATGGGCTCTACCGAGGGCTCAGAAGCCGAAAAAAGAGCGATACAGGCAGAGGCCCGTGCAACCAGGGCATGGAGCTATTTTATGCTCATCAACTATTACGGCAAACCGTACAATGCGGCAACAGCAGCGTCTGATCCAGGCTTTCCTATTATTACAGAGGCAGATGCAGCGGCAACTTCCTTTAGTAGAGCCAGCGTGCAGGCCGTTTACGATTTTATTATTAAAGACCTTACCGAAAGCATTCCAGATCTTCCGCGCAATTCTTTATTGAGGCAGCGTATGAACAAATCCTCTGCGATCACGTTACTGGCGAAGGTCTATGTCTTTATGGGCGAATATGGGAAGGCACTTTCACAACTGAATCAGGCTGCAACTGTGCTACCCACGAATGTGACCACAGAAATCTACGATTATAACCAAACGTTGGTTCCTGGGGGTAGCTGGGGATATTCTCCTACTGCAAATTCGTATACTAATGGCCCGGCCCCGGTACTGAGTAACGAAGGTATGCTGGCAAGAAATTACAATTCCAAGTTCATGCCCAACTCAAATTTACTCCTGCTAACGCAGGAAGCATACAAATTGTATGGTAGGAATGACCTAAGGAAAAGATTATTCACGGAAAGAGCTACCCCATTCTCAAGTAATGTAACCTTTCCGCTGAGCATGGTAAGAAGATACGGGTATAGTACGATTCCATCTTTTGGAATAACCTATCCGGAATACTTTCTCCTTCGGGCAGAGTGTAAAGCCAGAACCAACGATTTGACCGGAGCTAAGGATGATCTTGAAACGCTTCGGAAAAAAAGAATGCCGTCAGCAGATGCTGTTGTGAGCATTTCAAATCAAGAAAATATGATCAGGTTTGTTATTGATGAGCGTCGTAGAGAATTCGCCATGTTCGGGTACCGCTGGTTTGATATGAGAAGGTTATCCGTTGATCCACTTTTCGCTAATGATGTTTACACACATAAAATTTACGATTTGCAAGGAAATGTACTGTCTACCTATACTTTGTCGAAAGAGCGATTAACACTTAGATTTCCACTTAAGTTAATGGCTCAGAATCCTGATATTACAAATAATCCATAAACTATGAAAATAAGTATAATCGCTATTTTTCTGCTAATTTGTTGCCAGGTAAAAGCACAATCGAAATATAATGGATCTTTTACCATCAGTGGTGATGTTTCAAAAGTTTGCAAAACAGGACTGATGACTATGGCTTATGCTAATGCGAACGGCAAACCTAAAAGGGATACTGTAAAAATCGAAAATGGAAAATTTAAACTTTCAGGTGAGGTGTCAGAGCCTGTGGTCGCAATACTTAAGATAAAATTACCCCAAGCTACCGTTGGACCGGCATTATACGATCCGAAAAATATGTACCGGATTTTATTGGAACCAATTGACTATAAATTGAGTACAACCGGGGAAAGTCTGAATACCGCAATTGTGAAAGGGAGTCAAATCCAACAGGAATACACCAGATATTTTCAGTCATTACAAAAGTTACATTATGAGATGCGGCCTTACAATATGCAAGCACAAGCATTTGAGAAGCAAATGGACGTAAGTAACTTTATTAATGTACGCAAAAAGCTAGACTCTTTAGACGAGATGGAGCGGGCTATGGTTGACAGTTATGTGTCAGCCAACCCTCACTCTCCTGTTTCACTTTTTGCAGTTGATGATTACAATAGACCTATAATGTCGCCCAAACCTTTCAAGTCCTTTTTTGATAAACTTGATCCCGAATTAAAAAAAACAAGCATAGGTCGGAAGCTGGCCAAAGACATTGAGGAAAGAGAATACTTTTTGCCAGGCAGTCAATCAGTTGACTTTACTCAATCGGATACATCAGGAAAACTTGTTAGCTTATCTGAATTTAAAGGAAAATATGTACTCCTCGATTTTTGGGCAAGCTGGTGTGGCCCGTGCAGGGCGCAAAGTGTGTTTATGAAAAAGGCTTACATACATTTTAAAGATAAGAACTTCACCATCATCGGTGTATCTTGCGACGACAACAGGGAAAAATGGATCGAAGCGATCAGGGAAGATGGAGTTGGTATATGGACACAACTTGGAGATATGACCGGGAAGAAAAATATAGTCAGCGATATTTATAAAGTCAGATCTTATCCGCAAAACCTGCTGATAGACCCCACGGGAAAGATAATAGCCAAAAACCTGGGTGGATTGTTACTCGAAATGAAGTTAAAGGAGGTTTTACACTGATAGCAGGATTTTCATTCACATCGCTCCAGGCAACATTCAGCATATAGCTGTCTATTAACAGTATTTTGGGGTTACTATGTCGTTCGAGATAGTAACCCCTTTTATATACCCCCATCTTTCTCATCAGATGAAGAAAAGCTATTAAGACCATTGAAATGAATTACCTTCGGTGAGCTCGCTTAAGGCTCGGTTTACTTCGTAGCTTTCCGCTTCGCTACAGGTCAGGGTGACGGCTATTAACGAAAAATGTCTGCAGTAGACCTTTAAAGGAATATTAAAATCGAACTCAGGTTAATACTAAAATACCTGAAGAATAGCCATAAAAGCCACATTATTAATCAACTTCAAGTTTCTAGTCTCAGAAGCTAAAAAGGGCAAGCGCGGTAAGTGCACGCTTGCCCTTTTTGGGCTCATATAATTAATGTTCAAGAAAATAACACAATGTTAATTTTCAGAAACATCGTATTGGGAATAAAATTGCCCACACAAATACCAAAATCAGGTTATTTGATAGCCATTTATTATTTAATTAGTTTTTTATATTCAGCAAGCTTCGCTTCGTATTCTGTAACCGTACTTTCCATTACAAAACCAACAAACTTTTTCTCTTTCAGGTATTCTTTTGCCTTGGCAATTGCTTGCTCCTGGGCTACTGCGGCAGATTTATAGTCTCCCATATTCACATAACCAATGGCAATCATATTTAACATCAGAGAGCCTGGTTGCGGATTGTCTATCATTGATCTCAGAATGTCTATTGCATACAGATAGCTTTCTTTTGATAAGTTGGGTTTATGGACAATCGCAGCGCCAACTGAACCCCTAAATCCAGGGTTGGTGGCCTGCCATTTTTTGACGAAATCCATTGCTTCCTTTTCTCCGACATGGTCCAGGAGCATCATAAACTTGTTCCAGTTTAAAACAACCCCTTTATTTTGTGGCATTGTTGCAGTGATAGAATCTGTTAGTTGAGATGCTCTATCATATTGTTTAGCTTTAATTGCATCATCAATTAATTTTGTAGCATTCGTCATAGCTATTTCATCTGCCGTTGGTGTTCTATTGGCCTGGTCTATTGCTTTTTTGCGCATTGCCGTAACATCATACTTGCCATCCATGACTACGGTGATAATCGAATCTAAGTTAACCGGGTGGCCCATCCATTGAATGACGCCATCTTTTACCATCATGGAGGTAGGTAAACCAGCCTGGCCTGCAGCGGTCATCCAGTTTTTTGCCATTAATTGGTCTTTGGTATCTGTAATTACGTTAAAATCCATGTTTTTACCCATGCCTTTGGTAAACTTACTCACTTTTGCATAGATGTCATCGTAGGTCATCTTTCCAGTTTTATCTTCCCAAATATCTACAGCCACAATGGTTACATCCTTGGCTTTTGTTCTGGCAACTTCAGACAGGTGTGGCATAGAGGCAATACAGGGACCGCACCAGGTTGCCCAGAATTCGTAAATATACAGGTGTCCGCTTTTGAATTCTTTGATTGGAGTTCCTTTGATCCATGCCCCATAATATAATTCTGGGGCCTTATCTCCGATAAATAATGTTGTGGGTGTTTTTTCCTGCGCTGTTATTGTCAAACTAGAGAGCACAAGGATGGCCAATGTGATTATTTTTTCTATTTTTTTCATCTTACTAAATTTTTAAATCTTCCCTGCTGCTTTCAATTTATACTCATCTGCTTTTTTCTGGTAATCCTGGATTACGCCTTCTGTAATACCGGGGTTATCCTTTTCTCCTTTGGCAACATCAACTGCCTTTTGCTGGCTTTCAGCTGCTTCTTTAATCTGACCGGCACGCATTTGTAAAGTTGCTAAAATATCAAAGACCTTGGAATAATTGGACATACCCCATCCCTTTACGGCCTCAACCGCAAATTTGTAGACTTCTACAGGTAGTTTATCATCCTTGTAAAGGTTAGCTATTAATACCTGTCCGGCTAGTTTGTCGCTCTGCAAAGCTTTACCGTATGCAATAGCTTTATCAACGCTATAATGTTTTAACAATAGATTAAATTTATCGGTAGCAAATAGGTAGCTATTATTTGGAAATTTTACCGTCGCTTCCTCCATCAACTTTAAAGCCTTGTCGTAGTTTTTAGCGGTTTCTTCTGCTTTGTAAGCTTTGATTGCATTGGTATAGCCAGCTGAAGTTTTTTGATTGCGGATTTCCTGTTCTTCTTTTTTTGCTTTTTCTACCTTGTAATCGTAAGTTCCCTTATCTATAGCGTTAAGAATTGAATCGAGATAGACAGGATGTCCAATCCAGGCGATATTTCCATTTTGGATTGCAAATGATGAGGGGATGCCATTTTGCCCCGCGGCTTTTAGCCAGTTATTTCCCATGTCTTCGGCTGTATTGTCTGTGATGACATTGTAGGTTAAACGGCCTTTTTTAAACTGGTCATTTACAAAGGTGGTTACTTTGGGAAGATAAGTTTCCTGGTCTTTTGGTCCACCGTACATGTTTTCCCAAACATTGCAACCAATAAAATTGATCTTACCTTCGTATTTTTTAGCAAGCTCTGAAAGATGTGGCATTA
Proteins encoded in this region:
- a CDS encoding RNA polymerase sigma factor yields the protein MALNKVLALKPLFNEQELLAKIAEGDERAFTELFEGYYGALGEFVYKITESKAVTQEIVQDAFIKIWLRRETLAGIKSFSNYLFIICRNQTYNQLKKIAVERNFNLPIEQHVNKGFDIQEEIVQVDHYRALIDHSIDKLPEQAKRVYLLSRHERLKHEEIAKKLNISSETVKKHIQYAVNFIKKDLDSKIDIVTLMILMSSLVIC
- a CDS encoding FecR domain-containing protein, with the protein product MQDVRLNILFKKYFDKTANQQEREELFSLVRIAANKENIEKEMELHWLNFNAKDNPFSVQDKSAMVEKILHFIDEEIIMPDKKIKTYKLFTKWVAAASIAIVVMAGSYFYFNNHKQLPEKVAYQNDVAPGGNGATLTLTNGQKILVNDVLSGNIAMQSGVKISKTPDGQIVYEITDNGSKSSGYNTLSTSRGEQTQVRLPDGTIVFLNAESSLKYPVSFVEKGKRQVFLTGEGYFEVAKDRSHPFIVKTTRQEVQVLGTHFNINSYDDEAATTTTLLEGSVLVSNSNLVQKVLRPGEQSVLSSGRIQVAPADVEEAIDWKNGEFIFGGDNFRTVMRKIERWYNIEVIYEPSAPINLQLGGFSSRSRNISTVLKMIAKTGEVHFRIEGRKVFVSK
- a CDS encoding SusC/RagA family TonB-linked outer membrane protein; the protein is MSFEPHGLLLNQTKQMYKFYLIETDRPDRLFPKLWRVMRLTTIIILITLMQVSAAGFAQNVTLNHKNVSLEKIFREIHRQTGYDFLYNRDIIMKKQSVNLSAYNQPLEAVLNSCLDKLALEFSIEDKMIVIKEKVLTENRKNFAIDLTISGKVTDTAGKALSNASVKNVTQNKSVITSENGNFSISAKSGDRIEVSFIGFITFSFTAKENLDYQLIKLRATSGELTEVQVVSTGYQTLPKERSAGSFAKPDMEILNNRSGTMNILQRLDGLIPGLTINNANTDNFQVRGLTSIGVLSGGTSGVYSGTERGPLIVVDGIAISNIASVNPNDVADITVLKDATAASIWGSRAANGVIVITTKQGDRSGKLKIEYDGFVNFLGKPDLDNMPLLNSQQFIQAAKDMFDPSVTSWQTVSTSNSTGTPGVPPHEQILFDWSRGKISNSVKDAKLDSLAGISNRAQIKDLFYQSEILTNHTVSIRGGGEKYSAYGSFAYTGNQNSKPGSYTNTFKINARQDYRPSHFIRMYLITDITNTRSKVTPLPNANNTFLPYQLIRDAQGNNIHMPWLFRTDSLRNAYETRSGISLDYSPLDEAEYGYTLTDNLLARLTGGVALNLSDGLKLEGTYGLVKGSDNSRNYRGQEAYASREEVVSFATGSVAGNNIRYFMPQKGGRYTTGNNMQENWTIRHQLAYNKNWKNSEHQLSAILGTEMQSALTRGTSITQRGFNPQLGTTMPLNYDTLSKGVVNTILRNNSSKSLYTTNDFNFAQVETRFRSTYANAAYTFRQKYTVNGSWRQDESNLFGVEKSAQNRPVWSIGASWSLSGEHFMEHIDWLGRLNLRATYGITGNAPTPGTASSKDIILAGTGSSIFPGSIAYVISSYANRSLTWESTKVTNIGVDFAILNNRINGALDFYHKKTENLLGNVPSNGFTGVTTIVGNLGDLTNKGVELSLTTENVISKNFSWRTLWNIAYNYNKINRLATALISTTGNSVINNNGYGGFYQGYAAYALFAYNYAGLDNMGDPQIRLANGTVTKALNVAKPEDMVFMGTYQPKWSGGFSNIFSYKSLSLSANVIYNLGHVMRRDLNRTYTLNRLYPNGTSLTGANVHSDFEQRWQKPGDENFTDIPGWVSNATTSGSRRYVNYYLYGNTNVISASYIKLRDVTLSYKLPEVLLRRIKTQGITLRVQTGNITLWKANKFNIDPEFQNALLGIRGQVANQHTFSVGAHIDF
- a CDS encoding RagB/SusD family nutrient uptake outer membrane protein, with product MLKKKFIIVLACIVLVSCKKSFLEIDPIGKVIATTTNDYNNLFYTTSLLSTSSSDIPITLSDEVAGVSTYLSPAAVNVQNAFRWEKDIYLDSEDAVEFTTLTAQVYLLNKIANEVMGSTEGSEAEKRAIQAEARATRAWSYFMLINYYGKPYNAATAASDPGFPIITEADAAATSFSRASVQAVYDFIIKDLTESIPDLPRNSLLRQRMNKSSAITLLAKVYVFMGEYGKALSQLNQAATVLPTNVTTEIYDYNQTLVPGGSWGYSPTANSYTNGPAPVLSNEGMLARNYNSKFMPNSNLLLLTQEAYKLYGRNDLRKRLFTERATPFSSNVTFPLSMVRRYGYSTIPSFGITYPEYFLLRAECKARTNDLTGAKDDLETLRKKRMPSADAVVSISNQENMIRFVIDERRREFAMFGYRWFDMRRLSVDPLFANDVYTHKIYDLQGNVLSTYTLSKERLTLRFPLKLMAQNPDITNNP
- a CDS encoding TlpA disulfide reductase family protein, which translates into the protein MKISIIAIFLLICCQVKAQSKYNGSFTISGDVSKVCKTGLMTMAYANANGKPKRDTVKIENGKFKLSGEVSEPVVAILKIKLPQATVGPALYDPKNMYRILLEPIDYKLSTTGESLNTAIVKGSQIQQEYTRYFQSLQKLHYEMRPYNMQAQAFEKQMDVSNFINVRKKLDSLDEMERAMVDSYVSANPHSPVSLFAVDDYNRPIMSPKPFKSFFDKLDPELKKTSIGRKLAKDIEEREYFLPGSQSVDFTQSDTSGKLVSLSEFKGKYVLLDFWASWCGPCRAQSVFMKKAYIHFKDKNFTIIGVSCDDNREKWIEAIREDGVGIWTQLGDMTGKKNIVSDIYKVRSYPQNLLIDPTGKIIAKNLGGLLLEMKLKEVLH
- a CDS encoding TlpA disulfide reductase family protein codes for the protein MKKIEKIITLAILVLSSLTITAQEKTPTTLFIGDKAPELYYGAWIKGTPIKEFKSGHLYIYEFWATWCGPCIASMPHLSEVARTKAKDVTIVAVDIWEDKTGKMTYDDIYAKVSKFTKGMGKNMDFNVITDTKDQLMAKNWMTAAGQAGLPTSMMVKDGVIQWMGHPVNLDSIITVVMDGKYDVTAMRKKAIDQANRTPTADEIAMTNATKLIDDAIKAKQYDRASQLTDSITATMPQNKGVVLNWNKFMMLLDHVGEKEAMDFVKKWQATNPGFRGSVGAAIVHKPNLSKESYLYAIDILRSMIDNPQPGSLMLNMIAIGYVNMGDYKSAAVAQEQAIAKAKEYLKEKKFVGFVMESTVTEYEAKLAEYKKLIK
- a CDS encoding thioredoxin family protein; this encodes MKIQDIIKRLNILVFGLTLIAGIFCQANAQEKATKKLSLGDPAPKLTYSKWIQGPKPITKIDQDKVYVIEFWATWCGPCIAVMPHLSELAKKYEGKINFIGCNVWENMYGGPKDQETYLPKVTTFVNDQFKKGRLTYNVITDNTAEDMGNNWLKAAGQNGIPSSFAIQNGNIAWIGHPVYLDSILNAIDKGTYDYKVEKAKKEEQEIRNQKTSAGYTNAIKAYKAEETAKNYDKALKLMEEATVKFPNNSYLFATDKFNLLLKHYSVDKAIAYGKALQSDKLAGQVLIANLYKDDKLPVEVYKFAVEAVKGWGMSNYSKVFDILATLQMRAGQIKEAAESQQKAVDVAKGEKDNPGITEGVIQDYQKKADEYKLKAAGKI